The following is a genomic window from Elaeis guineensis isolate ETL-2024a chromosome 10, EG11, whole genome shotgun sequence.
tcataatatatgtatatattaatcTTCATTTTTAATGATTTCAAAAATCAAAGCTATTTATTAATCTAAAAACTatcctaataattttaatttttatttgactaaaatatatttttttaaaattttcacctttcatattataatatatcaaagcattgatcaaattaaattttttatattataatatatcaaatcattgatcaaattagatcaaatcgTAGTTTATCGATCTAATCCAATTTGATTTaagtgataaaataatttatcttgatttataaaattaataaatcataatttattgatttggtttaaaaatattttcaaaccaAACCGTGCACCACCCCAAATAAAAGCCATGTGAAATTGCAACAGAAGTTACCATCACCACCGAGCAGGGGTCTTAATGTTCGTTCTCAAAAACTTAAAATATTCAATGAGGTCACGGACATGGCAGCCATCTATGCTCGCATTTGATTACCAGCAACAAACTTCAAGGATTTGAGAGAACCATAACGACCAAGGACACCTATATTTCTAATAAACATGTTCAACATCCACCAATTTTTTCCTGAATAAGATACAAGCATTAGCTCAAGCGGTGTTGCGCTAAAAACTGGTTTCTTCAAGAAAATATAGAGAAGCCTGAATACAAATGTGATGGCACCTTCATGCATGAACCCGGAGAAGCATATAGCTAGTGTATTGCCATAAGGTTTCAGCATGcacataataaaattaatttgaaaggtGTGAAACGTAAGGTTGAAATCCTGCACCTCTAATACTCATGCACGTTAATGATCATAGAATAACAAAACTGAATGGTAAGAGAAAAAGCAGAAGTTGAATAGTTTCTGAAAAATGATAGCATGTTCCATCAAGCTCTGATTATTGAATCTCAAAACACATCCAGCAGAAACAGGTTTTGTATGGCTCCTACTTTGTTCCAATGTGAGTTCTATTGATTGTTCAACTGACCTGCTGCCTTGCCTGCCGAGCACAATCAGCAAAATTTTTCACCACTTGTGCACATTTCAGCGGATCCTTAGCATGTTCCTTGTAACATTGAAGGCAAGCCTCTCTCTCGGCTGTACATGGTATGGGATTCTGGTAGGGCAGCTTGAATTCTTTGTTCCGGAGTTCTTTTGCTCTCTGATTGAGCTCCTGAAGCATGCTAGACTCCTGTTTCTCCAGCTTCTCCACAACTCTTTCACTCTCCTGCAGTACAGATCGTATTGCTTCCAGCTCTGCAATTGCAGGTGGGGGCGGAGGGGCTACTGGTAAGAACATAG
Proteins encoded in this region:
- the LOC105052664 gene encoding uncharacterized protein; translation: MADSFTIQISSNLVNRLSGDENNIKKKTKKPKAKVAREPHQPKVKPTPNTPTSSSGGAWPLQPPMFLPVAPPPPPAIAELEAIRSVLQESERVVEKLEKQESSMLQELNQRAKELRNKEFKLPYQNPIPCTAEREACLQCYKEHAKDPLKCAQVVKNFADCARQARQQVS